From Deltaproteobacteria bacterium, the proteins below share one genomic window:
- a CDS encoding universal stress protein — MYKKILVASDGSIHAKKAIDTAADVARKYKAELTVITIIQHPMDAFGIYGLEELGTEAYSLLKKKGDEIQKEAKEQLKDLHDLNVFFILDYGNPGDTIVQYAKKKNFDLIVMGSHGYSKTMAHILGSVSDRVNHNAHCSILIVK; from the coding sequence GCCAAAAAGGCCATTGACACAGCCGCAGACGTAGCCAGAAAATATAAAGCAGAATTAACAGTAATTACCATTATACAACACCCTATGGATGCATTTGGGATATACGGGCTGGAGGAACTTGGTACAGAGGCTTATTCTCTGCTTAAAAAAAAGGGTGATGAGATTCAAAAAGAGGCAAAAGAACAGCTAAAAGATTTACACGATCTTAATGTTTTTTTTATACTTGATTACGGAAACCCCGGAGATACCATTGTTCAATATGCAAAAAAGAAGAACTTCGATCTTATTGTAATGGGCAGCCATGGATACAGTAAAACAATGGCGCACATACTCGGGAGTGTGAGTGATCGCGTAAACCATAATGCACATTGCAGTATACTCATAGTAAAATAA